The sequence CGGAGAACTCGTAGACCCAAACCGCCGGATTCTCGTCAGCCATGGTGAACTGTAGTCTGTGGATGAGGGAATCCCTCGTGCCAATCCAGACGTTGACGACAACCCATCGTCCTGGGGCGTCTGAACGGTCGCCAGCTACCACTATTGCGCGATAGTCGCCTTCGGGTATATCCAACTGCAACTGACGACACTCCACCCCACCCGTTGTTTCCAGTCCGTGATCTGCGACGCCGGTGCGGTCCTTCAACAAGGCAATGTATGCTTGGGGCGAGTACAGTTGAAGCGCCGCAAGTTCCTGGGTTCCGATCGTGCCAAAATGCACCCACGTGGAGCCATCACTCAACTGTGCATACGCCTCTTCGTCAACCACGCGCAAGCGGGACGTCTCGCCGCGTTCGGCGGCAATGAATCGCTCGAGGCCAATCTCGAAGTCGGAGCCCCGCATAGTGCCTCGCGCCTGCCCACTGTCATATGCGGAGTGCTTCTCGAGCAGGAATTCCATCCCCGAAGTATCGAGCATATTCTCGACCGCAGTCGCTAGGAGCGCATCCGGTGCGTGAGAGGTCTCGATGCTTCTCGGACCGCAGGCGACGAGTATGCATGCAAGCATGCAGAACTGGAGCGTGACGGCGATGGTCAGGAGCGACCCATGCCGAGGATTGACTCCTTCGCGGACTAACATTGGCACCTTCTCTCTCGGTCCGTGTACACACTCCCGGAGGCCGACCGACGGGGGATTGAACCGCATCTATCGTGCTCGGGACTCGCCCACCCTGTCTGCGAACTTGTTTAGATAGCCCACCGTGTTGTTCTTTGCCCTTTCGACCCGTCTAGCGATGTTGTACGGCGGATCGGGATCGTCGAAGCGACCATCCCTGAGAACGAATCCATACCATCCGTGAACAAGCGGCTCAACATTCCCGTGCGCGTAGGCATCCTGAACCGCGTGGACGCCAAGCCCAAGTTCAAAGAGTCCCTGACGCCTACTGTACGTGCGCATGTCGTTCCTATTCCACAGCTCGACGGCAAGATCCCTTTGTCTGACGGCATAGCCGCGCCTTGAGTCCACGCGATCAAGCTCGAAGACCGTGCTCTCGAAGGTATATGCCTTCTCCCAGAAGTAGCGCAGGTCCGTGTTGAAATGATGCGGGCAGTAGAACGGTCCCATTCCCATGGGGCGGATGTTGGATCTCCAGTAGCTCCCATCAGCAATCAGGTCCGCCCGACGCGCGTTCCATTGGAACTTGTTCTCCACAATATCCAATGTCCACGGACGGTGCTCATCACGACGCCCCCAGAGCCCCGAATCGTCCGTCTTCTCAACGGGCGCACCCGCACAGTACTGGTACGCGCTCTCTTCGCCATCGGCGCGAACCGGGTCCTTGGAGACACAGTCGATTCCACTTGCACCATCCTTCCGCCGAGTTATACTTTCGGTATGAAGACGGCGATCTCGATACCCGACGACGTGTTCTCGGACGCGGAAGAGCTTGCGCGGGAGCTCAATCAGTCCCGCAGCCAGCTCTACAGCCGCGCCGTTCGCGAGTATGTCGCTCGCCACTCCGCCGACAGCGTCACAGCGGCGCTCGACAGCATCTGCGCGGAAGAACCGAACCCCAACAACGACTTCATCAAAGCCGCGGCCAAGTGCACGCTTGAGCGGTCTGATTGGTGATATCTCAGGGGGAGATATGGTGGGCGGACCTGGGTGAACCAATCGGATCAGCACCTGGATTCCGACGTCCCGTAGTCATTGTGCAAAGCGACTCGTTCAATCGCAGTCGCATCTCAACGGTCGTGTGCGTGCCACTCACCAGCAACATGCGTTGGGCCGAAGCTCCCGGCAACGTGCAGCTCGACTCGGCTGCGACGGGGCTTCCCAAAGACTCTGTGGCCAACGTCTCGCAGATCGTCTCGCTTGACCGAGCGATCCTCACCGAGCGTGCAGGTCACTTGCCGCAGGGCAAGCTGGAACTCGTGCTGTACGGGATCGACGTCGTCCTCGGCCGCTAGCCTTTGCGGGCTTTGCGCACATCCCCGTCGACGATCGAGAAGAAGATCTCGGGCCACACACCCTTGAGCCTGAAGTAGAAGCGGCTCAGAGCGTCCGGGATGATGTAGTACTTGTCTTTGTCCACCCCGCGAAGAATCGCCTCGGCGACCTTCTCGGGCGGGATCGCCTTGATGTTGCCGGCGATGACGTCGGTCTCCACCGGCCGCATGGTCTTCTCGGCCGCAAGCGCCGGCGTGTCGGTATCGGGCGGGCAGACGACGTGCACGCTTACGCCCTCGGGCTTCATCTCGAACCGCAGCGCCTCGGTGAATCCCATCACCGCGTACTTGGCAGCCGAGTACCCCGTGTACCCGTATATGCCAAGGAAACCCGCGATGCTCGATACGTTCACGATGTGCCCGCTGCCGCGCGCGATCATGTACGGAACGGCTGCTCGGCACGGATAGACCACGCTCAGGAAGCCGTTCTCGAGGTTCTCCGTGATGCGGGTAAGGGGCATCTTCGCGAACTCGCCGGGAAGGATCACTCCCGCGCTATTCACAAGGACGTCGGGCACGAGACCCTCGTCTGTGAAGCGCTCGATCGCCGCGCGCGCCTGGTCGAACACCGAAAGGTCGGCTCGCGCGGTGAGCACACGCTGCTCGGGACTGCGGCGGGCAGCCTCGATCTCCTTGCGTGCGCTTGCGAGCTTCTCGGGGTTGCGTCCCACGATCGCGA comes from Actinomycetota bacterium and encodes:
- a CDS encoding type II toxin-antitoxin system PemK/MazF family toxin translates to MSQGEIWWADLGEPIGSAPGFRRPVVIVQSDSFNRSRISTVVCVPLTSNMRWAEAPGNVQLDSAATGLPKDSVANVSQIVSLDRAILTERAGHLPQGKLELVLYGIDVVLGR
- a CDS encoding SDR family oxidoreductase, yielding MAEDINNVIVTGGSSGIGLATAKAYAARGCDVAIVGRNPEKLASARKEIEAARRSPEQRVLTARADLSVFDQARAAIERFTDEGLVPDVLVNSAGVILPGEFAKMPLTRITENLENGFLSVVYPCRAAVPYMIARGSGHIVNVSSIAGFLGIYGYTGYSAAKYAVMGFTEALRFEMKPEGVSVHVVCPPDTDTPALAAEKTMRPVETDVIAGNIKAIPPEKVAEAILRGVDKDKYYIIPDALSRFYFRLKGVWPEIFFSIVDGDVRKARKG